In one Pseudomonadota bacterium genomic region, the following are encoded:
- a CDS encoding 4Fe-4S dicluster domain-containing protein produces MAKKKILKNHEQCSGCMSCVLACSLFNFNVINPEKSFIKLDKNDEKQSFTISVGEDCKSCGECITVCAYKALRWEDENSRN; encoded by the coding sequence ATGGCGAAAAAAAAGATATTGAAAAACCATGAGCAATGTTCGGGCTGTATGTCATGTGTGCTTGCCTGCTCGTTGTTTAATTTCAATGTTATTAACCCTGAAAAGTCATTCATAAAACTGGATAAAAATGATGAAAAGCAAAGTTTTACCATATCTGTCGGCGAGGATTGTAAGTCCTGCGGGGAATGCATAACAGTGTGTGCCTATAAAGCGCTGAGGTGGGAAGATGAGAATTCTCGTAATTGA
- a CDS encoding RsmE family RNA methyltransferase produces MEIRRVFVDKLKIKNEMALLTGPMYKYIINVLRKTIGDRIDLIDGKGYLYRCTINSIKGKELYLRVMDVVHHPEEKRPKVTLCVSPIKGPRMDWLVEKATELRVERILPTIFKRTLIKFEDKEKGKYDRWKRIAIEASRQSGRFTIPEVVEPTPLRGILPYTEDIPNRWAFYEQEREISFNDVMSNRKEGEICVVIGPEGGIDDLEIEWLRENGFTSCTLGENIFRTETTPLVILSVILYEYFNKCK; encoded by the coding sequence ATGGAAATAAGAAGAGTTTTTGTAGACAAGCTGAAGATAAAGAACGAGATGGCGCTACTTACAGGCCCTATGTATAAATACATTATCAATGTTCTGAGAAAAACAATCGGCGACAGGATAGACCTGATTGACGGAAAGGGCTACCTTTACAGATGTACAATCAACAGCATAAAAGGTAAAGAGCTGTATCTCCGGGTAATGGATGTCGTGCATCACCCTGAAGAAAAAAGGCCCAAGGTAACTCTTTGTGTAAGCCCGATAAAAGGGCCGCGAATGGACTGGCTCGTCGAGAAGGCAACGGAACTCCGTGTGGAGAGGATACTGCCTACAATTTTCAAGAGGACTTTAATTAAATTTGAGGACAAGGAAAAGGGGAAATATGACCGTTGGAAACGGATTGCCATAGAAGCATCCCGTCAGTCAGGCAGGTTTACTATACCTGAGGTGGTTGAACCTACTCCCCTTAGAGGGATACTCCCCTATACGGAAGACATTCCGAACCGGTGGGCCTTTTACGAGCAAGAAAGGGAGATCTCATTCAATGATGTTATGTCAAACCGTAAAGAAGGGGAGATATGCGTGGTTATAGGCCCTGAAGGCGGTATAGACGATCTGGAAATTGAATGGCTGAGGGAAAACGGCTTCACATCGTGCACGCTTGGTGAAAATATATTCAGAACTGAAACAACGCCTCTTGTCATTCTATCAGTCATCCTTTATGAATATTTTAACAAATGTAAATAA
- a CDS encoding HD domain-containing protein translates to MRKGIFIKDINREGIEVNDLFIVSKKNIFTGKNNAKYMSIELKDNTGSIEGKVWENVDNINKFFEKNDLVFVKAKMRLYQGKPQLTVTDIRKFDDEVCLEDMRTFFPEAEPGIDNLKKNFFQLLNEIEELHVASVFSALIKRNDILEKFFLFPASIGVHHVYLGGLLEHSLTVAYMGRYVADITGADKDIIIAGSLLHDIGKVEEYCVKGGFNYSDRGRLMGHIALGTLMFEELAKEVKGFPEHTSDMLAHIIISHHGVEEWGSPKKPMSIEALIIHYLDDLDAKVMGVKEHMKENMADEKWTEYHKLYGSRFYKLPER, encoded by the coding sequence GTGAGAAAAGGCATATTCATTAAGGATATTAACAGGGAAGGCATTGAAGTAAACGACCTCTTTATTGTTTCGAAAAAGAACATTTTTACAGGTAAAAACAATGCAAAATATATGAGTATAGAGCTGAAAGACAACACCGGCAGCATTGAAGGCAAAGTCTGGGAAAATGTGGATAATATAAATAAGTTCTTTGAAAAGAACGATCTTGTTTTTGTTAAGGCAAAGATGCGGCTCTACCAGGGAAAACCACAATTGACTGTAACTGACATAAGGAAGTTCGACGATGAGGTCTGTCTGGAAGACATGAGAACATTCTTCCCGGAAGCCGAACCAGGGATTGACAATTTAAAAAAGAATTTTTTTCAGCTCCTGAACGAAATTGAGGAACTCCATGTAGCTTCTGTCTTCTCTGCCCTTATTAAAAGGAACGATATCCTGGAAAAATTCTTTTTATTTCCAGCTTCAATAGGGGTACACCATGTCTATCTGGGTGGACTCCTTGAGCACTCCCTTACGGTGGCATATATGGGCAGGTATGTGGCCGATATAACGGGTGCGGATAAAGATATCATTATTGCAGGAAGTCTTTTGCACGATATTGGAAAAGTTGAAGAGTATTGCGTGAAAGGCGGTTTTAATTATTCGGACAGAGGAAGGCTCATGGGGCACATAGCACTCGGCACCTTAATGTTTGAAGAGCTGGCAAAAGAGGTAAAGGGATTTCCGGAGCATACATCGGATATGCTTGCCCACATCATTATAAGCCACCATGGTGTTGAAGAGTGGGGTTCTCCTAAAAAACCTATGTCCATAGAAGCCCTCATCATACACTATCTCGATGATCTCGACGCCAAGGTTATGGGCGTAAAGGAGCACATGAAAGAAAATATGGCAGACGAAAAGTGGACAGAATACCACAAGCTGTACGGATCAAGATTCTATAAGCTTCCCGAAAGGTAA
- the thiL gene encoding thiamine-phosphate kinase, with the protein MEIRENELIKRLKRFGRSSREVLRGIGDDGAVVEMTQGSYVFVQDGLAEHIHFDFDFMDSYYVGKKAIYVNVSDILSMGANPLYFLVTIGIPEHITYKKINRLYTGMGRAAKEFNTILLGGDTIETKSDFFIDVSMIGKLVTSRYLGRDNAKDGDLIGVTGWLGESAYGLSLLQKGKKAKASNRFIERHINPKPPYALWKELIKSDITNAMMDISDGLFIDLERMMTESRKSAKIHLEKLPVPVILKRKGLERLALGGGEDYQLLFTFSPEKLQAIGDITKKGFLVSIIGEVAKGKGVEILKDGKIVKPIIKGYEHFGAHL; encoded by the coding sequence ATGGAAATAAGAGAAAATGAACTTATAAAGCGGCTTAAAAGGTTCGGAAGATCTTCCCGGGAGGTATTGAGGGGCATTGGCGATGACGGGGCAGTTGTCGAAATGACGCAGGGTTCCTATGTTTTTGTCCAGGATGGACTTGCAGAACATATCCATTTTGATTTTGACTTTATGGACAGCTATTATGTCGGCAAGAAGGCTATATATGTAAACGTCTCCGATATCCTTTCCATGGGGGCTAACCCCCTCTATTTTCTCGTTACAATCGGCATCCCGGAACATATAACTTACAAAAAGATCAACAGGCTGTATACTGGTATGGGCAGGGCTGCAAAGGAATTCAACACAATCCTGCTCGGCGGCGATACGATAGAGACTAAGAGCGATTTTTTTATTGATGTTTCTATGATAGGAAAATTGGTAACCAGCAGGTACCTTGGAAGAGATAATGCGAAAGACGGTGATCTGATAGGAGTAACCGGCTGGCTTGGTGAAAGCGCATACGGCTTGAGCCTCCTGCAAAAAGGTAAAAAAGCAAAAGCCTCAAACAGGTTTATAGAAAGGCACATAAATCCTAAACCTCCATATGCCCTGTGGAAGGAATTGATAAAAAGTGATATAACTAATGCGATGATGGATATAAGCGACGGATTGTTTATAGACCTTGAAAGGATGATGACGGAAAGCAGAAAGTCTGCAAAAATACATCTTGAGAAACTGCCTGTACCGGTTATTTTGAAAAGAAAAGGCCTTGAACGCCTCGCATTAGGCGGCGGTGAAGACTACCAACTGCTCTTTACCTTCTCCCCGGAGAAGCTTCAGGCAATCGGGGATATCACAAAGAAGGGATTCCTTGTCTCCATAATAGGCGAGGTAGCTAAGGGAAAAGGCGTAGAAATCTTAAAAGATGGAAAAATCGTAAAGCCTATCATCAAGGGCTACGAGCACTTTGGAGCCCACCTGTGA
- a CDS encoding DUF1847 domain-containing protein: MDKELTSQCSACEHPVRERACMSPKGKGAKGCPTMGSRTISEKARKEYDKEDIREFARQASIQEGECYSEKDKKPFVMHPVKPRILEIVEFAEKMAYKKLGLIFCMGLAKEASLVNEILEYHGFEVVSIVCKAGCVPKEEIGIKEHEKIQAGKHETMCNPILQAMVANEAKTDFNILLGLCVGHDSLFFKYADAPTTVLAVKDRVTGHNPLAAIYTMGNFYSWVK, translated from the coding sequence ATGGACAAAGAACTTACATCGCAATGCTCAGCCTGTGAGCATCCGGTTCGTGAACGGGCTTGTATGAGCCCCAAGGGCAAGGGGGCAAAAGGGTGCCCGACAATGGGATCTCGCACTATATCGGAAAAAGCCCGTAAGGAATATGATAAAGAAGATATCCGCGAATTTGCCAGGCAAGCATCTATTCAGGAGGGCGAGTGCTACTCCGAAAAAGACAAAAAACCTTTTGTTATGCATCCTGTAAAACCGAGAATACTGGAAATCGTGGAATTTGCCGAAAAGATGGCATATAAAAAGCTCGGTCTTATTTTCTGTATGGGCCTTGCGAAAGAAGCCTCTCTTGTAAACGAGATACTGGAATATCACGGATTTGAGGTTGTGTCAATCGTTTGCAAGGCCGGATGTGTTCCCAAGGAGGAGATCGGCATCAAAGAGCATGAGAAAATCCAGGCCGGCAAGCACGAGACCATGTGCAACCCCATCCTCCAGGCTATGGTGGCAAATGAGGCAAAAACGGACTTCAACATCCTCCTCGGCCTTTGTGTGGGTCATGATTCACTTTTTTTCAAATATGCCGATGCCCCCACAACTGTTTTGGCGGTAAAAGACAGGGTTACCGGTCATAACCCCCTGGCAGCAATCTACACGATGGGCAATTTTTACTCCTGGGTCAAATAA
- a CDS encoding DUF134 domain-containing protein: MSRPKKNRCINYFPNSSYFKPKGIPLYQLKEVLLNLDEFEAIRLADYEGLYHEKAAEQMNISRPTFGRILDNARNKVADIIINGKALQIETVNKKTEV; encoded by the coding sequence ATGTCAAGGCCAAAAAAGAACAGATGTATCAATTATTTTCCCAATTCTTCCTATTTCAAACCCAAGGGTATTCCTCTTTATCAACTTAAGGAGGTTTTGTTAAACCTGGATGAGTTTGAGGCGATCCGTCTTGCCGATTATGAAGGACTCTATCATGAGAAGGCAGCAGAGCAGATGAACATTTCGCGCCCTACATTTGGTCGGATCCTTGACAACGCACGTAATAAAGTTGCCGATATCATCATCAACGGCAAAGCGCTCCAAATAGAAACAGTCAATAAAAAAACGGAGGTTTAG
- a CDS encoding diguanylate cyclase has protein sequence MKVCFAVQEDQGIESTVYNHFGSAPAFVVVDTEIKQAVTINNKDLNHVHGACNPVMAIGGQNVDAVVVGGIGAGAIRGLNAAGIKVYGSVKETVKDNLDLFLENKLPELSALNACGGHQGGCGH, from the coding sequence ATGAAAGTATGTTTCGCAGTTCAGGAAGATCAGGGTATTGAAAGCACGGTGTACAACCATTTTGGTTCTGCCCCGGCGTTTGTTGTTGTTGATACGGAAATTAAGCAGGCTGTTACAATTAACAACAAAGACTTAAACCATGTTCACGGGGCATGTAATCCTGTCATGGCTATCGGGGGACAGAATGTGGATGCAGTGGTTGTCGGCGGCATAGGCGCGGGCGCCATAAGAGGACTTAACGCGGCAGGGATAAAAGTTTATGGTTCTGTAAAAGAAACAGTCAAAGATAATCTCGATTTATTTTTAGAAAATAAGCTTCCGGAACTGAGCGCGTTAAATGCCTGCGGAGGACATCAGGGCGGCTGCGGCCATTAA
- a CDS encoding zinc ribbon domain-containing protein has product MPIYEYKCGDCGSISEFIILGKAEGLHCKHCNSEHLEKLLSAHNTANSSHNSMPGIPGGCCGAPNSCGNPGSCCGG; this is encoded by the coding sequence ATGCCGATATATGAATATAAATGCGGGGATTGTGGTTCAATCAGTGAGTTCATAATATTGGGGAAGGCTGAAGGTCTGCATTGCAAACACTGCAACAGCGAGCATCTTGAGAAACTCTTATCGGCGCATAATACTGCAAATTCAAGCCACAACTCCATGCCGGGCATTCCGGGAGGATGTTGCGGCGCACCTAATTCCTGCGGGAATCCGGGAAGTTGTTGCGGAGGATAA
- a CDS encoding cytochrome b/b6 domain-containing protein, translating into MSKLYLHTLSVRIWHWVNAFIVLILIITGIQLRAPSIQIFHDYRIIVLLHKYFGFAMAGSFLFWLFYNLFTGNIKKHYIMSFMDMKNMPGQAFYYLFHIFRGKANPFEPSPESKFNPLQKLAYSSIMLVFVPIITFTGIMFSDILFFFSWIKAIGGLRVLDAIHVAAAYVFVLYLFVHIYMSTLGSKFNSHIKCMVTGYEEK; encoded by the coding sequence ATGAGCAAATTATACCTCCATACATTGTCTGTAAGGATATGGCACTGGGTAAACGCCTTTATAGTACTTATTCTTATTATAACAGGCATTCAACTGAGAGCACCTTCAATCCAAATTTTCCATGATTACAGAATTATTGTGCTACTCCATAAATATTTCGGCTTTGCCATGGCAGGGTCATTTCTTTTCTGGTTATTTTACAATCTTTTTACCGGTAATATTAAGAAGCATTACATCATGTCTTTTATGGACATGAAGAATATGCCCGGACAGGCGTTCTATTATCTATTTCATATCTTCAGAGGAAAGGCAAACCCCTTCGAACCATCACCCGAAAGCAAATTCAACCCTCTTCAAAAACTTGCCTATTCTTCGATAATGCTTGTTTTCGTACCGATTATCACTTTCACAGGGATTATGTTCAGCGATATACTTTTCTTTTTCTCCTGGATCAAGGCCATAGGAGGATTGCGTGTTCTCGATGCAATCCATGTTGCCGCTGCTTATGTTTTTGTCCTTTACCTTTTTGTACACATCTACATGTCAACTCTGGGGTCAAAGTTTAATTCTCACATAAAATGCATGGTAACGGGATATGAGGAAAAGTAA
- a CDS encoding undecaprenyl-diphosphate phosphatase, producing MNLLQALIFGIVEGITEFLPISSTGHLMLTAQLLGLSQTEFLKTFEIVIQFGAILSVVVIYWKTLLLNFEALKRVILAFLPTAALGLLFYKIIKQFLMKSNQVVLWSMFIGGICLIVFEMLHKEKDDAVDDISNIPYRTALMIGLFQSIAMIPGVSRSAATIVGGLIMNLRRKTIVEFSFLLAIPTMLAATALDLLKNASQFSIAQINFLSVGFILSFVFALLSVKFLLNYIKHHTFISFGIYRIVLALSFWLFIL from the coding sequence GTGAATCTACTACAAGCTCTTATATTCGGCATTGTTGAAGGCATAACAGAGTTTCTGCCCATATCATCGACAGGTCACCTCATGCTTACGGCCCAGTTGCTGGGTCTTTCGCAGACGGAATTTCTCAAGACTTTTGAAATTGTTATCCAGTTTGGAGCCATTCTGTCCGTTGTTGTTATCTACTGGAAGACATTGCTTCTCAACTTCGAGGCTCTCAAAAGGGTAATACTTGCTTTTCTTCCCACGGCAGCGCTGGGCCTTCTCTTTTATAAGATCATCAAACAGTTTCTCATGAAAAGCAATCAGGTAGTCCTCTGGTCAATGTTTATCGGAGGGATATGCCTCATCGTCTTTGAAATGCTCCACAAAGAAAAAGATGACGCTGTGGACGACATTAGTAACATTCCTTATCGTACGGCTCTTATGATCGGCCTGTTCCAGTCTATTGCCATGATCCCGGGCGTTTCCCGGTCGGCTGCTACAATTGTGGGAGGATTGATAATGAACCTGAGAAGAAAAACAATCGTTGAATTTTCGTTTCTCCTGGCAATACCGACCATGCTGGCAGCAACAGCCCTGGACCTGCTGAAGAACGCAAGTCAGTTTTCAATAGCTCAGATCAACTTTTTGTCTGTGGGTTTTATTCTTTCTTTTGTATTTGCCCTGCTGAGCGTGAAATTTCTCCTAAATTATATAAAACATCATACTTTTATCAGCTTCGGTATCTACCGGATCGTCCTCGCATTATCTTTCTGGCTTTTCATTTTATAG
- a CDS encoding catalase, with protein MEKKKLTNNAGAPVADNQNIMTAGPRGPALLQDVWFLEKLASFDREVIPERRMHAKGSGAYGTFTVTHDITKYTKAKIFSEIGKKTECFLRFSTVAGERGAADAERDIRGFAMKFYTEEGNWDLVGNNTPVFFLRDPLKFPDLNHAVKRDPRTNMRSAKNNWDFWTSLPEALHQVTIVMSDRGIPCSYRHMHGFGSHTFSFINANKERYWVKFHLKTQQGIKNITDQEAEAIVGKDRESNQRDLYESIEKGDSPKWTFFVQIMPEKEAATCPYNPFDLTKVWFHKDYPLIEVGILELNRNPENYFAEVEQAAFNPTNVVPGIGFSPDKMLQGRLFSYGDAQRYRLGVNHHLIPVNASRCPFHSYHRDGAMRVDGNYGSTLGYEPNSYGEWQQQPDFAEPPLSLEGAADHWNHRTDEDYYSQPGKLFRLMSADQQKVLFENTARAIGDAPMEVKTRHIGNCLKADPAYGKGVADALGIPLSEVP; from the coding sequence ATGGAGAAGAAGAAACTGACCAATAACGCCGGCGCTCCTGTGGCCGACAACCAGAACATTATGACTGCCGGACCACGCGGCCCTGCATTACTTCAGGATGTCTGGTTCCTGGAGAAACTTGCAAGCTTTGACCGGGAGGTCATACCTGAGCGGCGTATGCATGCCAAGGGTTCCGGGGCTTACGGCACATTTACCGTCACCCATGATATTACAAAATATACTAAAGCAAAAATATTTTCGGAAATAGGAAAAAAGACCGAGTGCTTCCTCCGTTTTTCAACTGTAGCCGGGGAGCGCGGTGCTGCTGACGCAGAGCGCGACATCCGTGGTTTTGCGATGAAGTTCTATACTGAGGAAGGAAACTGGGATCTGGTGGGGAACAACACGCCGGTATTTTTTCTGCGCGACCCTCTCAAGTTCCCCGATCTCAACCATGCCGTCAAACGGGACCCCCGCACCAATATGCGCAGTGCCAAGAACAACTGGGATTTCTGGACATCGCTGCCCGAAGCATTGCACCAGGTTACTATTGTCATGAGCGACCGCGGCATCCCATGCTCCTATCGCCATATGCACGGCTTTGGCAGTCATACCTTCAGCTTCATTAATGCCAACAAAGAACGGTACTGGGTTAAATTCCATCTTAAAACCCAGCAGGGTATTAAAAACATCACCGACCAGGAGGCTGAAGCAATCGTCGGCAAAGACCGGGAAAGTAACCAGCGTGATCTCTATGAGAGCATTGAAAAGGGCGATTCCCCGAAGTGGACATTCTTCGTCCAGATAATGCCTGAGAAAGAAGCTGCAACCTGCCCGTACAATCCTTTTGACCTCACAAAAGTCTGGTTCCACAAGGATTATCCTCTTATCGAGGTTGGCATCCTCGAACTGAACCGCAATCCGGAAAACTATTTTGCCGAGGTCGAACAGGCAGCTTTCAACCCTACCAATGTTGTGCCCGGCATCGGTTTCTCACCTGACAAAATGCTCCAGGGAAGGCTCTTCTCCTATGGAGATGCCCAGCGCTACCGCCTTGGTGTAAACCACCACCTGATACCGGTCAATGCCTCACGCTGTCCTTTCCACAGCTACCACCGCGACGGCGCCATGCGGGTTGACGGCAATTACGGCAGCACGCTCGGCTATGAGCCCAACAGTTACGGCGAATGGCAGCAGCAACCTGATTTTGCCGAACCGCCCCTCAGTCTCGAAGGTGCTGCCGATCATTGGAACCATCGTACAGATGAAGACTATTACTCTCAGCCGGGCAAACTCTTCCGCCTCATGAGCGCCGATCAGCAAAAGGTGCTATTTGAAAACACAGCCCGTGCTATCGGGGATGCTCCGATGGAGGTTAAAACCCGCCACATAGGGAACTGCCTGAAAGCTGATCCTGCCTATGGCAAGGGGGTTGCGGACGCCCTCGGCATTCCGCTAAGCGAAGTACCCTAA
- a CDS encoding Fur family transcriptional regulator has translation MLSGDRSHPGARTVFLKARENIPDISMSTVYYTLKLLKEEGLIKELEFYEQENRYESNMTDHVDLICIECGKIENFDGDILMSPSSIETSTGFKAHKMRFEYYGLCKECSRKTGK, from the coding sequence ATTCTCTCCGGTGACCGGAGTCATCCGGGGGCGCGTACAGTTTTTCTGAAAGCCAGAGAAAATATACCTGATATCAGCATGTCAACAGTCTATTACACGCTGAAGTTGCTCAAAGAGGAAGGGCTGATCAAAGAGCTTGAGTTTTACGAGCAGGAAAACAGATACGAAAGCAACATGACCGACCATGTCGATCTCATCTGTATAGAGTGTGGAAAAATTGAAAACTTTGACGGGGATATATTAATGTCTCCGTCATCGATAGAGACTTCAACGGGCTTTAAAGCGCATAAGATGCGTTTCGAGTACTATGGACTTTGTAAAGAGTGCAGCAGAAAAACTGGTAAATAA
- a CDS encoding DnaJ domain-containing protein gives MIRKDYYHILKLTRNASASEIKNAYRKLALEFHPDHHQEDPDAEEKFKKISEAYSVLGDEQKRKEYDLMHNPYSTTSDVYEHFDQNMSSRYQHTMKWNGGCKRSNLFTRSAILKVNPGQIYEFILTPQEARYGTERRVLVTVGRKRQGYLVRIPGGVSHGTQIKAVLGGDENSYIFVRITISESAQSNCM, from the coding sequence ATGATCCGGAAAGACTATTACCACATACTTAAGTTAACAAGGAATGCTTCAGCCTCTGAAATAAAAAATGCTTACAGGAAATTAGCACTTGAATTTCATCCTGATCATCACCAGGAAGATCCTGATGCCGAAGAAAAATTCAAAAAGATAAGTGAAGCCTATTCTGTCCTGGGAGACGAGCAGAAGCGGAAAGAATATGATCTTATGCATAACCCTTACTCCACAACATCAGACGTTTATGAGCACTTTGATCAGAACATGAGCAGCAGATATCAACATACCATGAAATGGAACGGAGGCTGTAAAAGATCGAATCTTTTTACACGAAGTGCGATCTTGAAAGTAAATCCTGGACAGATCTACGAGTTCATTCTTACTCCTCAGGAAGCCCGGTATGGAACTGAAAGGCGGGTTCTGGTTACCGTTGGCAGAAAACGGCAGGGATACCTAGTTCGAATTCCAGGAGGGGTAAGTCATGGAACACAAATCAAGGCAGTACTCGGAGGAGATGAAAACAGTTATATCTTTGTCAGGATAACAATATCAGAATCAGCACAGAGTAACTGCATGTGA
- a CDS encoding gamma carbonic anhydrase family protein gives MFYRFDGKQPVFGNGTYISETALIIGDVRIGNDCYIGHGVILRGDYGTIEIGDETAVEEGVVVHAPPDDVCSIGRGVILGHGAIIHAKRIGDYCGIGMGAILSIRSEVSDGSTVAEGTIVKREQKIPAGVIVAGNPAKKIRDMSQKEKDFWTWSRGLYVDLAHKYCKIGMERIDLM, from the coding sequence ATGTTCTACAGATTTGATGGAAAACAGCCGGTTTTCGGGAACGGTACGTATATAAGTGAAACCGCCCTGATTATAGGAGATGTCAGAATCGGGAATGATTGTTATATAGGGCATGGTGTTATCCTGAGAGGAGACTACGGCACTATTGAGATAGGCGACGAGACAGCGGTCGAGGAAGGCGTTGTCGTCCATGCGCCGCCTGATGATGTCTGCTCTATAGGCAGGGGTGTGATTCTCGGGCACGGGGCGATTATACACGCAAAGCGAATCGGTGATTATTGCGGGATAGGCATGGGCGCTATTTTAAGTATCCGTTCCGAAGTATCCGACGGCTCCACGGTAGCAGAAGGCACTATAGTGAAACGGGAGCAAAAGATCCCCGCAGGGGTAATAGTAGCAGGCAACCCGGCAAAGAAAATCCGCGATATGTCACAGAAAGAAAAGGATTTCTGGACTTGGTCAAGAGGTCTTTATGTGGATCTGGCACATAAGTACTGTAAAATAGGTATGGAAAGAATTGATCTCATGTAA
- a CDS encoding iron-sulfur cluster assembly scaffold protein, with amino-acid sequence MSEYSEKVLEHFHNPRNVGIIEDASGVGEIGDPSCGDFLRVFIKVTNDELTDVKYQIRGCPAAIACASAMTEIATSKNLDDAMMISEDDIVNALDGLPEHKIHCSALGASGLRRAIMDYFNKYVRR; translated from the coding sequence ATGAGTGAATACAGCGAAAAGGTGCTTGAACACTTCCATAATCCAAGAAATGTCGGTATTATTGAGGATGCAAGCGGTGTCGGCGAAATCGGAGACCCTTCGTGCGGCGATTTTTTGAGGGTTTTTATTAAAGTAACAAACGATGAGTTGACTGACGTAAAATATCAGATAAGGGGTTGCCCTGCTGCAATAGCTTGTGCAAGTGCGATGACTGAGATTGCTACAAGCAAAAACCTCGACGATGCAATGATGATAAGCGAAGACGACATAGTAAATGCCCTGGACGGATTGCCGGAACATAAGATTCATTGCTCGGCATTGGGTGCTTCAGGGCTTAGAAGGGCGATAATGGACTATTTTAATAAATATGTAAGGAGGTAA